One window from the genome of Montipora foliosa isolate CH-2021 chromosome 5, ASM3666993v2, whole genome shotgun sequence encodes:
- the LOC138003071 gene encoding beta-1,3-galactosyltransferase 1-like, whose translation MAFRKRWAVTAKGLVLLVILITAAILLPPQSMLRGSEFTTRASHLGSDANLELQPTEQRDKVDSPVRRSTQSTTTTSHAHHDIQTAQQRDNDSVFTLVPEMPRNTTVLIIINTVPSEFNKRNTLRQTWAKQSSWTFGAVSSDYISISNDFINIAYFFLMGFNGRHNVDEMVKGESTVHRDILRVNLKETYRGLIDKLLITFEWVTRLEMKPHFIVKADHDVYIKIPELASWLERFSRTSERVYAGFVKRNAQVKRDVRSPWYVSEKDFHHQVFPPYCRGPFYLFSRNLFLDVVNASKVNTPFPVEDAYMGHLVQKIGVEPLITGRDVFNDRRSLEKVVLRTPENKLKIPSGIVLGDSLSSAAINRIHRVYTRAFQNQDKRS comes from the coding sequence ATGGCATTCAGGAAACGCTGGGCTGTCACGGCTAAGGGGCTCGTGTTACTCGTAATCTTGATAACTGCCGCCATATTACTTCCACCTCAATCAATGCTGAGAGGTAGTGAGTTTACGACTAGGGCTTCACACCTTGGATCAGATGCTAACCTCGAGTTACAACCAACTGAACAACGAGACAAAGTCGACTCACCTGTGCGGAGAAGTACTCAGTCTACCACTACGACTTCACATGCTCACCACGACATACAAACAGCTCAACAACGAGACAATGATTCTGTGTTTACTCTTGTGCCGGAAATGCCGCGAAACACAACTGTTTTAATTATCATTAACACGGTCCCGTCTGAGTTTAACAAGAGAAATACGTTAAGACAGACGTGGGCAAAGCAATCATCTTGGACATTTGGAGCTGTTAGTTCTGATTATATTTCCATTTCCAATGACTTCATCAATattgcatatttctttttgaTGGGATTCAACGGGCGCCATAACGTAGACGAGATGGTCAAAGGAGAATCAACAGTCCACCGGGACATTTTGCGTGTGAATTTAAAGGAGACTTACCGTGGCTTAATAGATAAACTATTAATTACTTTTGAGTGGGTAACAAGATTAGAGATGAAGCCACATTTTATAGTAAAAGCAGACCACGATGTCTATATTAAGATACCAGAGCTTGCTTCTTGGTTAGAGAGGTTTTCCAGAACGTCCGAGAGAGTCTACGCCGGGTTTGTTAAAAGAAATGCACAAGTTAAGCGCGATGTCCGAAGTCCATGGTATGTCAGTGAGAAAGACTTCCACCATCAAGTTTTCCCTCCCTATTGCCGGGGGCCGTTTTATCTTTTCTCACGAAACCTGTTTTTAGATGTAGTGAATGCGTCTAAAGTAAACACGCCCTTTCCCGTAGAGGATGCCTACATGGGTCATTTGGTTCAAAAGATAGGCGTAGAACCTCTTATTACGGGTAGGGATGTATTCAATGATCGTCGTTCTCTTGAAAAGGTAGTGCTCAGAACTCCagaaaacaaactgaaaattCCTTCGGGAATTGTTTTAGGAGATTCACTCAGTTCCGCTGCGATAAATCGAATACATCGTGTTTACACGCGGGCTTTTCAAAACCAGGATAAACGTTCTTAA
- the LOC138003072 gene encoding beta-1,3-galactosyltransferase 1-like, with product MVYKRRFALKALVTMVTLVIVGYVYLLTPQSATVRKSNEITTFQLESNAYQELKSIRQRNKVDSVFTLVPELPKHTTLLIIITTVPYEIKRRSILRQTWAKQSSWTFAANNSDSLPDSVDIVNITYFFMMGFDGYSPVDERVQRESTVHRDILRVNLTETYRGLTNKILLTFKWVSTLDMKPLFIAKADHDVYVKMPELASWLQKFSKSPRKVYAGFIVRKGTAMRDIKSPWYVSKQHYRGIAWPPYCRGPFYLFSRDLFLDVVNATKVIKPFPVEDVYMAVLALSVGVKPLETGRVLFNDSRRLNKRVLQTPLDEMKVPSGIVLGDSLSSEAIQRIHSVYTLQKLPRATKEPIARSHHE from the coding sequence ATGGTATACAAGAGACGCTTTGCTCTTAAGGCGCTCGTCACCATGGTAACCTTGGTAATTGTCGGCTATGTGTACTTACTTACTCCTCAATCAGCAACTGTGCGAAAAAGTAATGAGATTACGACATTTCAACTTGAATCCAATGCTTACCAAGAACTAAAATCAATTCGACAACGTAACAAAGTCGACTCTGTGTTCACCCTTGTTCCAGAATTGCCGAAACACACGACACTTCTAATTATCATTACCACGGTTCCATACGAGATTAAAAGAAGAAGTATTTTAAGACAAACGTGGGCAAAGCAATCATCGTGGACATTTGCAGCTAATAATTCTGATTCTCTTCCGGACTCGGTTGACATTGTGAATATCACATACTTTTTCATGATGGGGTTCGACGGATACTCTCCTGTCGACGAGCGCGTCCAAAGAGAATCGACAGTTCACCGAGACATCCTGCGTGTGAATTTAACAGAGACTTACCGTGGCCTAACAAATAAAATATTGCTTACCTTTAAGTGGGTATCAACACTGGACATGAAACCACTTTTCATAGCAAAAGCAGACCACGATGTCTATGTCAAGATGCCAGAGCTTGCTTCTTGGTTGCAAAAGTTCTCCAAATCGCCCAGGAAAGTCTACGCTGGGTTTATTGTAAGAAAGGGAACAGCTATGCGGGATATCAAGAGTCCGTGGTATGTCAGTAAACAGCACTACAGAGGAATAGCTTGGCCTCCATACTGCCGGGGGCCTTTTTACCTTTTCTCGCGGGACTTGTTTTTAGATGTAGTGAATGCAACTAAGGTAATCAAACCTTTTCCGGTGGAGGATGTTTACATGGCTGTCTTGGCTTTAAGTGTAGGGGTAAAACCTCTTGAAACGGGTAGGGTTTTATTCAATGATAGCCGGCGTCTTAATAAAAGAGTGCTCCAAACCCCTCTAGACGAAATGAAAGTTCCCTCAGGAATTGTCTTGGGGGACTCATTGTCTTCCGAGGCCATACAGCGGATACATAGTGTTTACACGTTACAGAAGTTACCTAGGGCTACTAAGGAACCAATAGCACGTTCACACCACGAGTAA